Proteins encoded in a region of the Flavobacterium sp. PMTSA4 genome:
- a CDS encoding TlpA family protein disulfide reductase: MKLAYKIKLLSFYIFLLSFYSCFNKNDDGEYVAYFGGEIVNPNNPYVLFCKDNVVIDSLKLDQNNRFFIKFDSLAPGMYTFKHEPEYQYVYFDKNDSIMVRVNSRDFDNSLVFCGKGDLKNNFLIDLYLRNEKDKNSMFKVFDYGLTEFTKTIDSSNLANEKFYLAKKQEIKWSDEFDVFAKAAVNFQYYTKKELYPRVHNIRTGNDVFEELPSNYYDYRKNIDFDNVELANYAPFVMYLSHMLNNMGAINYHNHFTEADLALKTNINKMQIADTLIKNEKLKNNILDNIAFTYLLEDQNMVNNKAFLESYHKFSTDKSKKNEVAKIGNAIQNLKVGNDLPEVDLIDVNGNKFKSTAFKPKKTVIFFWTGRAIAHFEGVHKKILDFKKKYPSYEYIAINLNDSQEDWLKFLKSYQITEITELRCANFEDIKAKWAINKIHRTIILDENGKIKNAFTNVFDTKFEENLK; encoded by the coding sequence ATGAAACTTGCCTATAAAATAAAATTACTTTCCTTTTACATATTCCTTCTAAGTTTTTATTCTTGTTTTAATAAGAATGATGATGGAGAATATGTTGCCTATTTTGGCGGAGAAATAGTAAATCCAAATAATCCTTACGTGCTTTTTTGCAAAGACAATGTTGTTATTGATTCTTTGAAACTAGACCAAAACAATCGCTTTTTTATCAAATTTGATTCATTAGCACCTGGAATGTATACTTTCAAGCATGAACCAGAATACCAATATGTTTATTTTGACAAAAATGATAGCATTATGGTTAGAGTAAATTCTAGAGATTTTGATAATTCTTTGGTCTTTTGTGGTAAAGGTGATTTGAAAAACAACTTTCTAATTGATTTATATCTCAGAAATGAAAAAGACAAGAACTCAATGTTCAAAGTTTTTGATTACGGATTAACAGAATTTACTAAAACTATAGATTCATCTAATTTAGCTAATGAAAAATTTTATTTAGCCAAAAAACAAGAAATTAAATGGAGTGATGAATTTGATGTTTTTGCAAAAGCAGCAGTAAATTTTCAATACTACACAAAAAAAGAGTTGTATCCTCGAGTTCATAATATTAGAACTGGAAATGATGTTTTTGAAGAATTGCCATCTAATTATTATGATTACAGAAAGAATATTGATTTTGATAATGTAGAATTAGCAAATTATGCGCCTTTTGTTATGTATTTGTCGCATATGTTAAACAATATGGGTGCAATTAATTATCACAATCATTTTACCGAAGCTGATTTAGCATTGAAGACCAATATCAACAAAATGCAAATTGCCGATACATTAATTAAAAACGAAAAACTAAAAAATAATATTTTAGATAACATTGCTTTCACTTATTTGTTAGAAGATCAAAATATGGTTAATAACAAAGCTTTTTTAGAATCATATCACAAATTTTCGACGGATAAAAGTAAGAAAAATGAAGTCGCAAAAATTGGTAATGCAATTCAGAATTTAAAGGTTGGAAATGATTTACCTGAAGTTGATTTAATTGATGTTAATGGAAATAAGTTTAAATCTACAGCTTTCAAACCCAAAAAGACTGTAATTTTCTTTTGGACTGGTAGGGCAATCGCACACTTTGAAGGCGTTCATAAAAAGATTTTGGATTTCAAGAAAAAATATCCGAGCTACGAATACATCGCTATTAATTTAAATGACTCACAAGAAGATTGGTTGAAATTTTTGAAAAGCTATCAAATTACTGAAATAACCGAATTACGTTGTGCAAATTTTGAAGACATTAAAGCCAAATGGGCAATTAATAAAATTCATAGAACGATTATTTTAGACGAAAACGGCAAAATCAAAAATGCATTTACCAACGTTTTTGACACGAAGTTTGAAGAAAATTTAAAATAA
- a CDS encoding SDR family oxidoreductase, with protein sequence MSKVVLITGGSSGIGKAVGEFLLQKGYIVYGTSRNPEKITNSKFPLLALDVRNVSTIKKTIAEVIEKSNRVDVVINNAGVGITGPIEEIPTDEIKNNFETNLFGPIEVMKAVLPQMREQKSGLIINITSIAGYMGLPYRGVYSSSKAALEIITESISMEVKSFGVNVVNVAPGDFATNIASGRYHAPVIEGSAYEIPYGNTLKQMNEHVDSGSNPDEMAFAIYQIINEKNLKIHYKIGAFMQRFSIVLKRILPDRIYEAMLMNHYKL encoded by the coding sequence ATGAGTAAAGTTGTTTTAATAACTGGTGGTTCATCTGGAATAGGCAAAGCAGTTGGTGAATTTTTACTTCAAAAAGGATATATCGTTTATGGAACGAGCAGAAATCCTGAAAAAATTACAAACTCAAAATTTCCTTTATTAGCATTAGATGTTAGGAATGTTTCTACTATTAAAAAAACTATTGCTGAAGTTATTGAAAAATCGAATAGAGTTGATGTAGTAATTAATAATGCTGGAGTTGGAATTACTGGTCCAATTGAAGAAATCCCAACAGATGAAATCAAAAATAATTTTGAAACCAATCTTTTCGGACCAATTGAAGTTATGAAAGCGGTTTTGCCTCAAATGCGTGAGCAAAAATCAGGTTTGATTATCAACATTACTTCTATTGCTGGTTATATGGGTTTGCCATATCGTGGTGTTTATTCTTCATCCAAAGCAGCTTTAGAAATTATTACCGAAAGCATCAGTATGGAAGTAAAATCATTTGGAGTTAATGTGGTTAATGTTGCGCCAGGCGATTTTGCTACTAACATAGCTTCGGGTAGATATCATGCACCGGTTATTGAAGGTTCAGCTTATGAAATTCCATACGGAAATACATTGAAACAAATGAATGAACATGTTGATAGCGGAAGTAATCCTGATGAAATGGCTTTTGCAATTTATCAAATCATCAATGAGAAAAACCTAAAAATTCACTATAAAATTGGTGCTTTTATGCAACGATTTTCTATAGTTTTAAAAAGAATTTTACCTGATAGAATTTATGAAGCGATGTTGATGAATCATTACAAATTGTAA
- a CDS encoding glutaminyl-peptide cyclotransferase has product MRKYNILVTILLGLTIVSCDDTQQEKESYFSINETILKPKFNSTEEVNLEIINNKNKTIDSVVYFINNERVKSVKGSGKSSFNLKGRKLGYQNLKALVYFDNDTVSTRKRIELVADNAPSLLKYDIVNTYDHDINAFTEGYELYRDTLIESTGQNGKSYIAKIDYKTGKSFKKVDLEQQYFGEGITVINDKIYQLTWQNATGFIYDANTLKKIKSFTYDKKVEGWGMTNDGTFIYHSDGTEKIWKMDPETQKLIDFVNVYTNDSKIKSVNELEWIDGKIYGNIWQKDAIAVINPETGAVESVLDLSGLRAKVTNKEAEVLNGIAYNKKTKTLFVTGKNWNKTFEIRVKN; this is encoded by the coding sequence ATGAGAAAATATAATATACTAGTAACCATTTTATTAGGATTAACAATTGTAAGTTGTGATGACACACAACAAGAAAAAGAAAGCTATTTTAGTATCAACGAAACTATTTTAAAACCAAAATTTAATAGTACTGAGGAAGTAAATTTAGAAATAATCAACAATAAAAATAAAACCATTGATAGTGTTGTTTATTTCATAAATAACGAAAGAGTAAAATCAGTTAAAGGAAGCGGAAAATCTTCTTTTAATTTAAAAGGAAGAAAATTAGGTTATCAAAACTTAAAAGCCTTGGTTTATTTTGACAATGATACAGTTTCTACACGTAAAAGAATTGAATTGGTTGCTGATAATGCACCAAGTTTATTGAAATATGATATTGTGAATACTTATGACCATGATATCAATGCATTTACTGAAGGTTATGAATTATATCGTGATACTTTAATTGAAAGCACTGGACAAAACGGAAAATCATATATAGCTAAAATTGATTATAAAACAGGAAAATCGTTTAAAAAAGTTGATTTAGAGCAACAATATTTTGGCGAAGGAATTACCGTTATAAATGACAAAATTTATCAATTAACGTGGCAAAATGCGACTGGATTTATTTATGATGCTAATACGTTAAAAAAGATAAAATCATTCACCTATGATAAAAAAGTCGAAGGTTGGGGAATGACCAATGATGGTACATTTATTTACCATTCTGATGGAACAGAAAAAATATGGAAAATGGATCCAGAAACCCAAAAGTTAATTGACTTTGTTAATGTTTACACTAATGATAGTAAAATAAAAAGTGTTAACGAACTAGAATGGATTGATGGAAAAATATATGGAAACATTTGGCAAAAAGATGCTATTGCTGTAATAAATCCTGAAACTGGAGCTGTAGAAAGTGTTTTAGATTTATCTGGATTAAGAGCAAAAGTTACTAATAAAGAAGCTGAAGTTTTAAATGGTATTGCTTATAACAAAAAAACAAAAACACTATTTGTCACTGGAAAAAACTGGAATAAGACATTTGAAATTAGAGTAAAGAATTAA
- a CDS encoding ribosomal maturation YjgA family protein: protein MIQFNRKYFLLFCLLFLTEVLIALYMNDSFIRPYFGDYLVVILIYCFLKSFLSSSKYKVAFFVLLFAFTVEFLQYLDCITFLGLQDYKIARIVLGTSFSWHDMLAYFFGYLSIVLVEFYICKNN from the coding sequence ATGATTCAGTTCAATCGTAAATATTTTTTACTTTTTTGTTTACTTTTCTTAACAGAAGTTCTCATTGCACTTTATATGAATGATTCTTTCATCAGGCCTTACTTTGGGGATTATTTAGTGGTTATTTTAATTTATTGTTTTTTGAAAAGTTTTTTATCTTCTTCAAAATATAAAGTTGCTTTTTTTGTTTTACTATTCGCTTTTACAGTTGAGTTTTTACAATATTTAGATTGTATCACTTTTTTAGGTTTACAAGATTATAAGATAGCACGAATTGTTTTAGGAACTTCATTTTCTTGGCATGATATGTTGGCTTATTTTTTTGGGTATTTATCGATAGTTTTGGTTGAATTTTATATTTGTAAAAATAATTAA
- a CDS encoding efflux RND transporter periplasmic adaptor subunit: protein MKRKIAFASILILTISLISCNKKEEKKEMPIMPYKVVEISKSTATINAEYPATLEGVIDIEIRSKVDGYIEKIYIEEGQEVKKGQLLFKLETQTTSQEAAAAKAKVNAAQVEVNRLIPLVERNIISEVQLETAKANLASAKSTYQSILAKINYASITSPINGIVGTLPLRVGSYVSSQTAEPLTRISDISKVYAYFSINEKQQLDIIMNAEGKSFQEKVSKMPEVNLILSNGIQYEQRGKIETFSGQANSQTGSFNVRASFPNSNRLLRSGESGIVQIPTNLKDVILIPQNATLELQDKRIALIVDNENKVKAIPIEVRAVSGGKLFVVDKGLNVNDKLLVEGVGIVQEGTPIKPEVVDFNSVITPETK from the coding sequence ATGAAAAGGAAAATAGCTTTTGCAAGTATTTTGATTCTAACAATCAGTTTAATTTCTTGTAATAAAAAGGAAGAGAAAAAAGAAATGCCAATCATGCCATATAAAGTGGTAGAGATTTCAAAATCAACAGCTACTATAAATGCAGAATATCCAGCAACTTTAGAAGGTGTTATTGATATAGAAATCCGTTCAAAAGTTGATGGATATATAGAAAAAATATACATAGAAGAAGGTCAAGAAGTAAAAAAAGGACAATTACTATTTAAACTTGAAACTCAAACAACAAGTCAAGAAGCTGCAGCTGCAAAAGCAAAAGTAAACGCTGCTCAAGTTGAAGTAAATCGTTTAATTCCTTTAGTAGAAAGAAATATTATCAGTGAAGTACAATTAGAAACTGCCAAAGCTAATTTGGCTAGTGCAAAAAGTACATACCAAAGTATTTTAGCTAAAATAAATTATGCTTCCATTACGAGTCCAATAAATGGAATCGTTGGAACATTACCTTTAAGAGTTGGAAGTTATGTTAGTAGTCAAACTGCAGAACCATTAACACGTATTTCGGATATTAGTAAAGTTTATGCTTATTTCTCAATTAATGAGAAGCAACAACTTGATATTATAATGAATGCAGAAGGAAAATCATTTCAGGAAAAAGTTTCTAAAATGCCAGAAGTCAATTTGATTCTTAGTAACGGGATACAATATGAACAAAGAGGAAAAATAGAAACTTTTAGTGGTCAAGCTAATTCGCAAACAGGTTCGTTTAATGTGAGAGCAAGTTTTCCAAATTCAAATAGGCTTTTACGTTCTGGAGAAAGCGGAATTGTTCAAATTCCTACCAACTTAAAAGATGTCATTCTGATTCCTCAAAACGCAACATTAGAATTACAAGACAAAAGAATAGCTTTAATTGTAGATAATGAAAATAAAGTAAAAGCAATTCCAATTGAAGTTAGAGCAGTTTCAGGTGGAAAATTATTTGTTGTTGACAAAGGTTTGAATGTGAATGATAAACTTTTGGTTGAAGGTGTTGGTATTGTTCAGG
- a CDS encoding enolase C-terminal domain-like protein has product MKIQWQIVKFKLKETFVIAYGNYNNREALIISLEHQGCRGYGECTSIDYYNINLSEFESVLQKVKFQIESHKIVEPTDFYAFLLKLNLPSFLRSALDCAYWDLFGKLEKKSFLELNQINSSQLPESSLTISIDSIENQIKKINESNWNYFKVKCNSLNKNSVFNYFETNKKIALDSNGSFTNEDCFWLENNEETSKFLYLEQPMGKENFASLSNSNFANWMADEDCQASEDLEKLQSHYKSINIKLVKCGGLTPALSMIKDARKQNFKVMIGCMTESTIGISAGAVLSPLCDFADLDGATLIENDIAKGSQIENGKIKLSLNFGLGIQLI; this is encoded by the coding sequence ATGAAAATTCAATGGCAAATAGTAAAATTTAAACTCAAAGAAACTTTTGTTATTGCTTATGGAAATTATAACAATCGTGAAGCTTTAATTATTTCTCTTGAGCATCAAGGTTGTAGAGGTTATGGCGAATGTACTTCGATAGATTATTACAATATTAATTTATCAGAGTTTGAAAGTGTTCTTCAAAAAGTTAAGTTTCAAATAGAATCACATAAAATTGTTGAACCAACTGATTTTTATGCTTTTCTTTTGAAATTAAATTTGCCTAGTTTTCTGCGTTCAGCTTTAGATTGTGCTTATTGGGATTTGTTTGGAAAGTTGGAAAAGAAATCTTTTTTAGAGTTGAACCAAATCAATTCTTCTCAACTACCAGAATCTTCATTAACCATAAGTATTGATTCTATTGAAAATCAAATCAAAAAAATCAATGAATCCAATTGGAATTATTTTAAAGTGAAATGTAATTCATTGAATAAAAATTCTGTTTTCAACTATTTTGAGACTAATAAAAAAATAGCCTTAGATTCCAACGGAAGCTTTACAAATGAGGATTGTTTTTGGTTGGAAAATAATGAAGAAACATCAAAATTTCTTTATTTAGAACAACCAATGGGAAAAGAAAATTTTGCTTCATTAAGCAATAGTAATTTTGCAAATTGGATGGCTGACGAAGATTGTCAAGCTAGTGAAGACCTAGAAAAATTGCAATCACATTATAAGAGTATCAATATCAAATTAGTAAAATGTGGCGGATTAACTCCGGCATTGTCTATGATTAAAGATGCTAGAAAACAAAATTTTAAAGTCATGATTGGTTGTATGACGGAATCTACTATTGGTATTTCTGCTGGAGCAGTTTTATCACCATTATGCGATTTTGCCGATTTGGATGGTGCTACTTTAATCGAAAATGACATTGCCAAAGGTTCTCAAATTGAAAATGGTAAAATAAAATTAAGTCTCAATTTCGGTTTAGGAATTCAGTTGATATAA
- the dnaK gene encoding molecular chaperone DnaK, translating into MGKIIGIDLGTTNSCVAVMEGGEPVVIANAEGKRTTPSVIAFVEGGEIKVGDPAKRQAVTNPTKTIASIKRFMGNKYTESAKEASTVAYKVVKGDNDTPRVDIDGRLYTPQELSAMTLQKMKKTAEDYLGQTVTEAVITVPAYFNDAQRQATKEAGEIAGLKVMRIINEPTAAALAYGLDKAGKDQKIAVYDLGGGTFDISVLELGDGVFEVLSTNGDTHLGGDDFDQVIIDWMADEFNKEEGVDLRKDPMALQRLKEAAEKAKIELSSSTQTEINLPYVTATASGPKHLVKTLTRAKFEQLAETLVKRSMDPVAKALKDAGLSTSDIDEVILVGGSTRIPVIQEQVEKFFGKKPSKGVNPDEVVAIGAAIQGGVLTGDVKDVLLLDVTPLSLGIETMGNVMTKLIEANTTIPTKKSQVFSTAADNQPSVEIHVLQGERAMAADNKTIGRFHLDGIPPAQRGVPQIEVTFDIDANGIIKVSATDKGTGKSHDIRIEASSGLTPEEIERMKKDAEMNAEADRKAKETADKLNEADSMIFQTEKQLTEFGEKLSDGNKQAIEGALTELKAAYESKDLNAITPALEKINEAWKNASEEMYKAQGEGQAQEAQPQADASGDQTQDVDFEEVK; encoded by the coding sequence ATGGGAAAAATTATTGGTATCGATTTAGGTACAACCAATTCTTGTGTTGCAGTTATGGAAGGTGGAGAACCAGTTGTAATTGCTAATGCAGAAGGAAAGAGAACAACACCATCAGTAATTGCATTTGTTGAAGGTGGCGAAATCAAAGTAGGTGATCCAGCAAAAAGACAAGCGGTAACAAACCCTACTAAAACCATAGCGTCTATTAAACGTTTTATGGGTAATAAATATACAGAAAGTGCTAAAGAAGCATCAACTGTTGCATACAAAGTGGTTAAAGGAGACAATGACACACCAAGAGTTGATATTGACGGAAGACTTTATACACCACAAGAATTGTCAGCAATGACACTTCAAAAAATGAAGAAAACTGCAGAAGATTATTTAGGGCAAACCGTTACTGAAGCTGTTATTACTGTTCCAGCATATTTTAATGATGCACAACGCCAAGCTACAAAAGAAGCTGGAGAAATTGCAGGATTAAAAGTAATGCGTATTATCAATGAGCCAACTGCTGCAGCGTTAGCATATGGTTTAGATAAAGCAGGAAAAGACCAAAAAATTGCTGTTTACGATTTAGGTGGTGGAACTTTTGATATTTCAGTTCTTGAATTAGGTGATGGAGTTTTTGAAGTATTATCAACAAATGGTGATACACATTTAGGAGGAGACGATTTTGACCAAGTAATTATTGATTGGATGGCAGATGAATTCAACAAAGAAGAAGGTGTTGATTTACGTAAAGATCCAATGGCATTACAACGTTTAAAAGAAGCTGCAGAAAAAGCAAAAATTGAATTATCATCTTCTACTCAAACAGAAATCAATTTACCATATGTTACTGCAACAGCTTCAGGTCCAAAACACTTAGTTAAAACGTTAACTCGTGCTAAATTTGAACAATTAGCTGAAACTTTAGTAAAACGTTCAATGGATCCAGTTGCAAAAGCATTAAAAGATGCAGGTTTGTCAACTTCTGATATTGATGAAGTAATTTTAGTTGGTGGTTCAACTCGTATTCCTGTAATACAAGAACAAGTTGAAAAATTCTTTGGTAAAAAACCATCAAAAGGAGTAAATCCTGATGAAGTTGTAGCAATTGGTGCTGCAATTCAAGGTGGAGTTTTAACAGGTGATGTTAAAGATGTATTGTTGTTAGATGTTACACCATTATCATTGGGAATTGAAACTATGGGTAATGTAATGACAAAATTGATTGAAGCTAACACTACCATTCCAACAAAAAAATCACAAGTATTCTCAACAGCTGCTGACAATCAACCAAGTGTTGAAATTCACGTATTACAAGGTGAAAGAGCAATGGCTGCAGATAATAAAACAATTGGTCGTTTCCATTTAGATGGAATTCCACCAGCACAACGTGGTGTTCCACAAATTGAAGTAACTTTTGATATCGATGCTAATGGTATCATCAAAGTTTCAGCAACGGATAAAGGAACAGGAAAATCTCATGATATTCGTATTGAGGCTTCATCTGGCTTAACTCCAGAAGAAATCGAAAGAATGAAAAAAGATGCAGAAATGAATGCTGAAGCTGATAGAAAAGCAAAAGAAACTGCTGATAAATTGAACGAAGCAGACAGTATGATTTTCCAAACTGAAAAACAATTAACTGAGTTTGGCGAAAAATTATCTGATGGTAATAAGCAAGCTATTGAAGGTGCATTAACTGAATTGAAAGCAGCTTATGAATCAAAAGATTTGAATGCTATCACGCCAGCTTTGGAAAAAATAAATGAAGCTTGGAAAAATGCTTCTGAAGAAATGTATAAAGCACAAGGTGAAGGTCAAGCTCAAGAAGCGCAACCACAAGCCGATGCTTCTGGAGATCAAACTCAAGATGTTGACTTCGAAGAAGTGAAGTAA
- the fsa gene encoding fructose-6-phosphate aldolase has translation MKFFIDTANLKEIKEAQELGVLDGVTTNPSLMAKEGITGKNNILKHYVDICNIVDGDVSAEVIATDFEGMIKEGEELAELHEQIVVKIPMTKDGVKACKYFSDKGIRTNVTLVFSAGQALLAAKAGATYVSPFLGRLDDISTDGLYLIQEIREIYDNYGFETEILAASIRHTMHVVNCAKIGADVMTGPLSSILGLLKHPLTDIGLAQFLADYAKGNQ, from the coding sequence ATGAAATTTTTTATTGACACGGCTAATCTAAAAGAAATCAAAGAAGCACAAGAATTAGGTGTTTTAGACGGCGTTACAACAAATCCTTCGCTTATGGCAAAAGAAGGAATTACAGGAAAAAATAATATTTTAAAACACTATGTTGACATTTGTAATATTGTAGATGGCGATGTTAGTGCCGAAGTAATTGCTACTGATTTTGAAGGAATGATTAAAGAAGGTGAAGAATTAGCTGAATTACACGAACAAATTGTTGTTAAAATTCCAATGACAAAAGATGGAGTTAAAGCTTGTAAATATTTTTCAGATAAAGGAATCAGAACCAATGTTACTTTAGTTTTTTCAGCTGGTCAAGCATTGTTAGCCGCAAAAGCTGGTGCAACTTATGTTTCTCCATTTTTAGGAAGATTAGATGATATTTCAACTGATGGATTATATTTGATTCAAGAAATCCGTGAGATTTATGATAATTATGGATTTGAAACCGAAATCCTTGCCGCTTCAATTCGTCATACAATGCACGTAGTTAATTGTGCTAAAATTGGTGCAGATGTTATGACTGGACCATTATCTTCAATTCTAGGATTGTTGAAACATCCATTGACAGATATAGGATTGGCTCAGTTTTTAGCCGATTACGCTAAAGGAAATCAATAA
- a CDS encoding GbsR/MarR family transcriptional regulator, which translates to MDTEKLELIELFGIHFEQQYNIPPLAARILGTLIIDGCKSGLTFEELVEKMQASKSSVSTNLNLMQKMNLINYITVTGDRKKYFKASPLSQRLKKYLTLVDNEKILIDKIINYREKNISCSQENINLQNSYAYKEHILDVEELLKKSIKKFEEIEIKNQSNK; encoded by the coding sequence ATGGATACAGAAAAACTAGAATTAATTGAGTTATTCGGAATTCACTTTGAGCAACAATATAATATTCCACCTTTAGCAGCAAGAATTTTAGGTACATTAATTATTGATGGTTGTAAATCGGGTTTAACTTTTGAGGAATTAGTAGAAAAAATGCAGGCAAGTAAAAGTTCAGTTTCTACGAATTTGAATTTGATGCAAAAGATGAATTTGATTAACTATATAACAGTTACTGGTGATAGAAAGAAATATTTTAAGGCTTCGCCATTAAGTCAACGATTAAAAAAATATTTAACATTAGTTGATAACGAGAAAATATTAATTGACAAAATAATTAATTATAGAGAAAAAAATATCTCTTGTTCTCAGGAAAACATCAACCTTCAAAATAGTTATGCTTACAAGGAACACATTTTGGATGTTGAAGAACTTTTAAAAAAATCAATAAAAAAATTCGAAGAAATTGAAATAAAAAATCAATCCAATAAATAA